A single window of Shewanella sp. Choline-02u-19 DNA harbors:
- a CDS encoding SPOR domain-containing protein yields MTSRDYANRKPTRKGSTKKRGSKGNAPKRFPVLLLLITLAGLTGFGYVLWLLSSEDEIVTTPVVVEEPKKASVKKDPNALPPAPKEEWTYLKELENKKVEVDLPATSTKPKRPYQMQCGSFRKESQANSLKATIAFQGLEAQVRKVKGTSGMWYKVVLGPYDKKRDAERQRHVLQNSGTNGCQIWFWES; encoded by the coding sequence ATGACGAGTCGTGACTACGCAAACCGTAAACCCACGCGCAAAGGCAGTACTAAAAAGCGTGGTTCAAAGGGAAATGCCCCCAAGCGTTTCCCTGTTTTACTGCTATTAATAACGCTCGCAGGTCTAACTGGGTTTGGTTATGTATTATGGTTATTAAGCAGTGAAGATGAAATCGTAACAACACCGGTTGTGGTTGAAGAACCAAAGAAAGCCAGTGTTAAAAAAGATCCTAATGCGCTACCGCCAGCCCCAAAAGAAGAGTGGACCTATCTTAAGGAGCTGGAAAACAAAAAGGTCGAAGTGGACCTGCCTGCAACTTCCACTAAGCCTAAGCGTCCTTACCAGATGCAATGCGGTTCATTTAGAAAGGAATCTCAAGCAAATTCGCTTAAGGCAACCATTGCGTTCCAAGGGTTGGAAGCGCAAGTGCGTAAAGTTAAAGGCACTAGTGGAATGTGGTATAAGGTCGTTCTAGGGCCTTACGACAAGAAACGTGATGCTGAAAGACAGCGCCATGTACTGCAAAACTCTGGCACTAACGGCTGCCAAATCTGGTTTTGGGAAAGTTAA
- a CDS encoding gamma-butyrobetaine hydroxylase-like domain-containing protein — translation MTQDNTPNVESLKLKRKSRQLEVHFDNGDIHQLSCEMLRVYSPSAEVHGHGNPVLVTHKKMVNISAIEPVGNYAVKIIFDDGHDTGLFSWKVLYDLATHQVDLWEKYLARLRAAKASREPLIDMAVKYHK, via the coding sequence ATGACTCAAGATAACACCCCTAATGTTGAATCCTTAAAGCTTAAGCGTAAATCTCGCCAGCTAGAGGTGCACTTTGATAATGGCGACATTCATCAGCTGAGCTGCGAAATGCTAAGGGTTTACTCTCCATCAGCAGAAGTACACGGTCATGGCAATCCAGTACTGGTTACCCACAAGAAAATGGTCAATATCTCTGCCATTGAGCCTGTCGGCAATTATGCCGTTAAAATCATCTTTGATGATGGCCACGATACAGGGCTCTTCTCATGGAAGGTGCTTTATGACTTAGCCACTCATCAAGTCGACTTATGGGAAAAGTACTTAGCGCGATTACGAGCAGCAAAAGCCAGCCGCGAACCGCTTATCGATATGGCAGTGAAATACCACAAGTAA
- the argS gene encoding arginine--tRNA ligase encodes MKSHTQSLLAESLNALKQQGVVPADFEARIQVDRTKDKSHGDFATNLAMMLTKAARKNPREIAQLIIDNLPESSHVEKVEIAGPGFINFFIDDNALANQLMDALNSDHLGLTLPESQTVVVDYSSPNLAKEMHVGHLRSTIIGDSVARSLEFMGHKVIRQNHVGDWGTQFGMLLAYMEELRAANGEQAQMELSDLENFYRAAKVRFDESEDFANRARKLVVALQSGDEYCNKLWREFNDISLSHCHEIYERLGVSLTRADVRGESSYNADLEQVVADLDTLGLLSESNGAKVVFQQEFKNKEGEPLPVIIQKADGGYLYATSDMAAMRYRSNVLKADRALYFVDLRQALHFQQVFKLAKTANFVREEMSFEHMGFGTMNGADGRPFKTRSGGVVKLIDLLKEADIRALDLVRSKNPDMDEAELTEIARVVGIASVKYADLSKNRTSDYIFSFEQMLSFEGNTAPYLLYAYTRVVGIFNRAQDVDLSGATIVLEHEREKDLGTKLAQFGEVMNRVVNKGQPHALCAYLFELAGAFSSFYEACPVLAADNEAQKKSRLLLAKLTAKTLKQGLNLLGLDTLERM; translated from the coding sequence ATGAAATCACATACTCAATCTTTACTCGCTGAATCGTTAAATGCCCTTAAACAACAAGGTGTTGTTCCTGCTGATTTTGAAGCTCGCATTCAAGTGGACCGAACCAAAGATAAGAGCCACGGTGATTTTGCTACCAACTTGGCGATGATGCTAACAAAAGCAGCGCGCAAGAATCCACGTGAGATAGCTCAACTCATCATTGATAATCTGCCTGAATCTAGCCATGTCGAAAAGGTTGAGATTGCAGGACCAGGATTTATCAACTTTTTTATCGATGACAATGCGCTCGCCAATCAACTGATGGACGCACTTAACAGCGACCACTTGGGCCTAACGTTGCCTGAGTCGCAAACGGTTGTCGTTGACTACTCGTCACCTAACCTTGCGAAAGAGATGCATGTTGGCCACCTAAGATCGACCATCATCGGTGACAGCGTCGCACGCTCACTTGAGTTTATGGGTCACAAGGTTATTCGCCAGAACCACGTCGGTGACTGGGGAACTCAGTTCGGCATGTTGCTTGCGTACATGGAAGAGTTACGTGCTGCAAATGGTGAACAAGCACAAATGGAGCTTTCAGATCTTGAAAACTTCTACCGTGCCGCTAAAGTCCGCTTCGATGAGTCTGAAGATTTCGCCAACCGTGCTCGTAAACTGGTCGTTGCATTACAATCAGGTGACGAGTACTGCAATAAATTATGGCGTGAATTTAATGACATTTCCTTGAGTCACTGCCACGAAATTTATGAACGTTTAGGCGTTAGCTTAACCCGTGCAGATGTTCGCGGTGAAAGCTCATATAACGCTGACTTAGAGCAAGTCGTTGCCGATCTTGATACGCTGGGCTTATTGTCAGAAAGTAATGGCGCTAAAGTGGTGTTCCAACAAGAGTTTAAAAACAAAGAGGGTGAGCCACTCCCTGTTATTATTCAAAAAGCAGACGGCGGCTACCTATACGCGACCAGCGATATGGCAGCAATGCGCTATCGCTCGAATGTGCTAAAAGCAGATAGAGCACTTTATTTTGTCGATCTGCGCCAAGCCTTACACTTCCAACAAGTGTTTAAGCTTGCTAAAACAGCCAATTTTGTTCGCGAAGAGATGAGCTTCGAACATATGGGCTTTGGCACCATGAATGGTGCTGATGGTCGTCCCTTTAAGACACGCTCTGGTGGTGTGGTTAAGCTTATTGATCTGCTTAAAGAAGCTGACATTCGTGCTCTTGATTTAGTGCGCAGTAAAAATCCTGATATGGATGAAGCAGAGCTGACTGAAATCGCTCGCGTCGTCGGTATTGCTTCCGTTAAATATGCTGATTTATCTAAGAACCGTACTAGCGATTATATCTTCAGCTTTGAGCAGATGCTGAGTTTTGAAGGTAACACCGCACCTTACCTACTCTATGCGTACACTCGTGTTGTGGGTATCTTCAACCGTGCACAAGACGTTGATTTGAGTGGTGCTACCATCGTACTTGAACACGAGAGAGAGAAAGATCTTGGCACTAAGTTAGCTCAGTTCGGTGAAGTGATGAACCGCGTCGTCAATAAAGGTCAACCACATGCACTATGTGCTTACCTATTTGAACTTGCCGGTGCATTCTCTAGCTTTTATGAAGCATGCCCAGTACTGGCTGCCGATAACGAAGCACAGAAGAAGAGCCGCTTATTATTGGCTAAGCTAACAGCGAAAACACTTAAGCAAGGGCTGAACTTGCTAGGACTAGACACTTTAGAGCGGATGTAA
- the rpmE gene encoding 50S ribosomal protein L31, whose product MKAGIHPDYAEITATCTCGNVIKINSTIGKDLHLDVCGACHPFYTGTQKVTDTGGRIDKFNKRFGALGKK is encoded by the coding sequence ATGAAAGCAGGTATTCATCCTGATTATGCAGAAATCACTGCAACTTGTACTTGTGGTAACGTTATCAAAATTAACTCTACTATCGGTAAAGACTTACATTTAGACGTTTGTGGTGCATGTCACCCATTCTACACTGGTACCCAGAAAGTTACGGATACTGGCGGACGTATCGATAAGTTCAACAAGCGCTTTGGTGCACTTGGCAAGAAGTAA
- the hslU gene encoding ATP-dependent protease ATPase subunit HslU — translation MSEMTPREIVHELDSHIIGQQKAKRSVAIALRNRWRRMQLDADLRQEVTPKNILMIGPTGVGKTEIARRLARLAKAPFIKVEATKFTEVGYVGKEVDQIIRDLTDSAIKLTREEQMAKCKFRAEEAAEERILDALLPKPKEDWDSEKPSDNSTRQVFRKKLREGQLDDKEIEIDVSAPQAGIEIMSPPGMEEMTNQLQSMFQNMGPGASKRRKMPIKEAYKLLIEEEAAKLVNPDDLKEQAIELVEQHGIVFLDEIDKICKRGDSSGPDVSREGVQRDLLPLVEGCTVNTKHGMVKTDHILFIASGAFQMCKPSDLIPELQGRLPIRVELDALSAGDFKRILTEPFASLTEQYVALMGTEGVKVEFTESGIDSIAEAAWQVNERTENIGARRLHTVMERLMEELSYEASDKSGSVTLIDADYVSAHLDNLVQDEDLSRFIL, via the coding sequence ATGTCTGAAATGACACCGCGTGAAATTGTTCACGAACTAGATAGTCACATTATTGGTCAGCAAAAGGCCAAACGCTCAGTCGCAATCGCGCTACGTAATCGCTGGCGCCGTATGCAACTGGATGCTGACCTTCGTCAAGAGGTCACACCTAAAAACATTCTAATGATTGGCCCAACAGGTGTGGGTAAAACTGAAATTGCCCGCCGTTTAGCACGCCTTGCAAAAGCACCGTTCATCAAAGTGGAAGCCACTAAGTTCACTGAAGTGGGTTATGTCGGTAAAGAAGTTGACCAGATTATTCGCGACCTTACCGATTCAGCCATTAAGCTGACACGTGAAGAGCAGATGGCTAAGTGTAAATTTAGAGCCGAAGAAGCCGCTGAAGAGCGCATTCTTGATGCCCTATTGCCTAAACCAAAAGAAGATTGGGACAGCGAAAAACCTAGCGACAATAGCACTCGCCAAGTTTTTCGTAAAAAACTACGTGAAGGCCAGTTAGACGATAAAGAGATTGAAATTGACGTCTCTGCGCCACAAGCCGGTATTGAAATCATGTCGCCTCCAGGCATGGAAGAGATGACCAACCAGCTACAAAGCATGTTCCAGAACATGGGACCCGGTGCGAGCAAGCGCCGTAAAATGCCGATTAAAGAAGCCTATAAACTGCTTATAGAAGAGGAAGCGGCCAAACTCGTTAATCCTGATGATCTGAAAGAGCAAGCGATCGAATTGGTTGAGCAGCACGGTATCGTTTTCTTGGACGAGATTGATAAAATTTGTAAGCGCGGTGACTCTTCAGGCCCAGACGTTTCTCGTGAAGGTGTGCAGCGTGATCTGCTTCCTTTAGTTGAAGGTTGCACGGTTAATACTAAACACGGTATGGTCAAAACAGATCACATTCTGTTTATTGCATCGGGTGCATTCCAGATGTGTAAGCCGTCAGATCTGATCCCTGAGCTGCAAGGCCGCTTGCCGATTAGAGTCGAACTTGATGCGCTATCAGCAGGTGATTTTAAACGTATTTTGACTGAGCCGTTCGCATCGCTAACTGAGCAATATGTTGCCCTTATGGGGACTGAAGGCGTTAAAGTTGAGTTTACCGAATCGGGTATCGACTCTATTGCTGAAGCCGCATGGCAAGTCAACGAGCGCACAGAAAACATTGGTGCCCGTCGTCTGCATACTGTGATGGAGCGTTTGATGGAAGAGTTATCTTACGAAGCGTCTGACAAATCAGGTTCTGTAACACTAATCGATGCCGATTATGTGAGCGCACATCTCGATAACTTGGTCCAAGATGAAGATTTGAGTCGCTTTATTCTCTAA
- a CDS encoding FimV/HubP family polar landmark protein has protein sequence MKRIIILALTTLALFSTAVTAEVSHVSINERLFELGEYPKLKVNIISSHKNPNKVQFFLRQSTGEERLVSSPLSHFLVLVTGVDDVVDSEAVLVVKEHRINRWREVTVLNLFSDNPVENVPHTAYTPSPAKVDEKANGAVKTISNSLTTSTAPIGVKLEENCTVDFNGSETLWRIGLRQSKVWGVNTYGAILAIYEANPRAFNKNKINGLKADALLKCPSVAIIDKYTDAKAAEKLFDSMY, from the coding sequence ATGAAAAGAATAATAATATTAGCATTAACGACGTTAGCGCTGTTTAGCACAGCGGTTACAGCTGAAGTTTCTCATGTAAGCATAAATGAAAGGTTATTTGAGCTGGGAGAGTACCCAAAACTTAAAGTGAATATCATTTCAAGCCATAAGAACCCCAATAAGGTGCAGTTCTTTTTACGGCAATCGACCGGAGAAGAGCGCCTTGTGAGTTCACCGTTGAGTCATTTCCTAGTGTTAGTTACCGGGGTTGACGATGTTGTCGATAGTGAAGCGGTGTTGGTGGTGAAAGAGCATCGAATAAACCGCTGGCGAGAAGTCACGGTCCTTAATTTATTCAGTGATAACCCTGTCGAGAATGTGCCGCATACGGCATACACTCCATCGCCAGCGAAGGTCGATGAGAAAGCAAACGGTGCTGTAAAAACGATTTCAAATTCGTTAACGACCAGCACGGCGCCTATCGGGGTTAAACTCGAAGAAAATTGTACTGTAGACTTTAATGGTAGCGAAACACTCTGGCGTATTGGTTTACGTCAATCTAAAGTGTGGGGAGTCAACACTTATGGTGCAATACTTGCCATTTATGAGGCGAATCCGCGTGCTTTTAATAAAAACAAAATCAATGGTTTAAAGGCTGATGCATTATTGAAATGTCCTTCTGTAGCAATAATAGATAAATATACTGATGCCAAGGCTGCCGAAAAATTATTTGATTCGATGTACTAG
- a CDS encoding malic enzyme-like NAD(P)-binding protein has translation MADLRQQALDYHELPVPGKTAVCLTKPAETSMDLALAYSPGVAEPVREIAANPENAYRYTGKGNTVAVISNGTAILGLGNLGPLASKPVMEGKALLFKHFANIDATDIEVKHRTSEEFINIVEAIADTFGGINLEDIKAPECFEIEKALIERCNVPVFHDDQHGTAIVTTAGMINALEIQGKSMEKAVFVCMGAGAAAIACMTMMVNCGAQRENIYMLDRKGVIHTRREDINEYKALFANNTDKRTLQDVIKGADAFLGLSGPDVLGAEDVALMAENPVIFACSNPDPEIRPEIAHETRKDLIMGTGRSDYPNQVNNVLCFPFIFRGALDVRASKINDEMKIAAVHAIASLAKEAVPASVLAAYPDVSSLEFGAEYVIPKPMDPRLLPNVAKAVALAAIESGVAHITTLPIGYMES, from the coding sequence ATGGCAGATCTTCGTCAACAAGCCCTCGATTATCATGAATTACCCGTACCAGGTAAAACAGCAGTTTGCCTAACAAAACCCGCAGAAACGAGCATGGACCTTGCACTGGCGTATAGCCCAGGTGTGGCTGAACCAGTGCGTGAAATAGCGGCAAACCCTGAAAATGCATATCGCTATACCGGTAAAGGCAACACAGTTGCAGTTATTTCTAATGGCACCGCCATTCTAGGTTTAGGTAATTTAGGCCCGTTGGCATCTAAGCCTGTGATGGAAGGCAAAGCGTTATTGTTTAAGCATTTTGCCAATATTGATGCGACTGATATCGAAGTAAAACACAGAACTTCAGAAGAGTTTATTAATATAGTTGAAGCGATTGCCGATACATTCGGTGGTATTAACCTTGAAGATATTAAAGCGCCAGAGTGTTTTGAGATAGAAAAAGCCTTGATTGAGCGTTGTAATGTGCCTGTTTTTCATGACGACCAACACGGTACTGCGATTGTGACTACCGCAGGCATGATCAATGCGTTAGAGATCCAAGGTAAGTCGATGGAAAAAGCTGTATTTGTTTGTATGGGAGCTGGCGCTGCTGCCATCGCTTGTATGACAATGATGGTTAATTGTGGTGCTCAACGCGAAAATATCTACATGTTAGATAGAAAAGGTGTAATCCACACTCGTCGCGAAGACATTAACGAATATAAAGCCTTATTTGCAAATAATACGGATAAGCGCACGCTACAAGATGTTATCAAGGGTGCAGATGCTTTCTTAGGTTTATCTGGCCCAGATGTGCTTGGCGCTGAAGATGTAGCCTTGATGGCTGAAAACCCGGTGATTTTTGCTTGTTCAAACCCAGATCCTGAAATTAGACCTGAAATCGCCCATGAAACCCGTAAAGACTTAATTATGGGAACGGGTCGCAGTGACTATCCAAACCAGGTTAACAACGTATTGTGTTTTCCATTCATTTTCCGTGGTGCATTAGATGTGCGCGCATCGAAGATTAATGACGAAATGAAAATTGCTGCCGTGCATGCTATTGCAAGCTTAGCTAAAGAAGCCGTGCCAGCATCAGTGCTTGCTGCATATCCAGATGTTAGCTCTCTGGAATTTGGTGCCGAGTACGTTATTCCTAAACCAATGGATCCGCGCTTATTACCGAATGTTGCTAAAGCGGTAGCCCTTGCTGCCATCGAGTCGGGTGTGGCTCATATTACGACGTTACCTATCGGTTATATGGAGTCGTAA
- the priA gene encoding primosomal protein N', protein MPLFVEVALPVPMRQTFSYQVPEHINIVPQKGMRVQVPFGRQQLIGLITAITDTCNLTPKQIKPIVSILDDVPLLPDSLYKLTAWAARYYFCSLGQMLSQAIPVALRKGAESKAATASYWTLTDAGRAADVNQLNRAPAQRKLFNALAERDLEQHEIAALELSKAALKALDDKGWITKNSRVVSVDLSWRTQLEMTEEPHRLNPEQAIAVATLTLQSGYHCTLLEGVTGSGKTEVYLALLETILKQGKQALVLVPEIGLTPQTISRFRHRFNVKVSVIHSGLTDNQRLDAWRHAKTGEAAIIIGTRSALFTPMAYPGVIILDEEHDSSFKQQEGVGYHARDLAVMRGHLEDIPVLLGTATPSLETLQNALSGRYEHLQLGQRAGNAEKVRQGIVDIRNQPLRTGMSHALLNEMRIHLDAGNQVILFLNRRGFAPALICHECGHLHECDRCDAFFTVHQALGEIRCHHCSNQYAIPKQCHQCGSTMLAGQGVGTEQLASFLEKEFPNHPVVRIDRDTTRNKGSLEAHLNAIHKGEYKILVGTQMLAKGHHFPDVTLVGLLDVDGALFSADFRAPERFGQLYTQVSGRAGRASKPGTVLLQTHQSDNTMLRELMHKGYGEFARNQLNERKQALLPPAWHMILIRAEAHLAADADALLSQIGALLPQNEECEVIGPMPAPLDRKAGKYRRQLLFQTKNRNQLQQAFEQALPQIEQLPLAKKCRWSLDRDPQDLL, encoded by the coding sequence ATGCCTTTGTTTGTTGAGGTCGCCCTGCCCGTTCCAATGCGGCAAACCTTTAGTTACCAAGTTCCTGAGCATATCAACATCGTTCCTCAAAAAGGCATGCGAGTACAAGTGCCATTTGGTCGACAGCAGCTTATTGGCCTTATTACAGCCATAACGGATACTTGTAATTTAACGCCTAAGCAAATAAAGCCAATTGTTAGCATTTTAGACGATGTACCATTATTACCTGATTCACTGTATAAATTAACGGCTTGGGCTGCAAGATATTACTTCTGTAGCTTAGGACAAATGCTATCACAAGCGATACCCGTTGCACTGAGAAAAGGGGCGGAGTCGAAAGCGGCGACGGCGTCCTATTGGACTTTAACGGATGCGGGACGCGCTGCAGATGTTAATCAACTCAACCGTGCACCCGCGCAACGCAAACTGTTTAACGCCTTAGCTGAACGTGATCTCGAACAGCACGAAATCGCCGCATTAGAACTCAGTAAAGCAGCTCTAAAAGCGCTCGATGATAAAGGCTGGATAACGAAGAACTCACGTGTTGTGTCCGTTGATCTCAGCTGGCGAACCCAGCTTGAAATGACTGAAGAGCCGCATAGACTCAACCCAGAACAAGCCATTGCCGTCGCAACACTCACGCTGCAATCGGGCTATCACTGCACTTTACTCGAAGGCGTTACGGGCTCGGGGAAAACCGAAGTTTACTTGGCTTTATTAGAAACAATATTAAAGCAGGGCAAGCAAGCGCTCGTTCTAGTTCCGGAAATAGGCTTAACCCCCCAAACCATTAGCCGATTCAGACACCGCTTTAATGTCAAAGTGTCGGTCATTCATTCAGGTTTGACTGACAATCAACGATTAGATGCATGGCGCCACGCCAAAACGGGCGAAGCAGCCATTATTATCGGCACGCGTTCGGCGTTATTTACGCCGATGGCTTATCCTGGGGTGATCATTTTAGACGAAGAGCACGACTCGAGTTTTAAGCAACAAGAAGGTGTGGGTTATCACGCACGTGATCTTGCCGTCATGCGCGGGCATCTAGAAGATATTCCAGTTCTTTTAGGCACAGCAACACCGTCACTGGAAACCTTGCAAAATGCACTCAGTGGTCGATATGAGCATTTGCAGCTAGGTCAACGTGCAGGCAATGCAGAAAAAGTGCGTCAAGGCATAGTCGACATTCGTAATCAGCCACTGCGCACCGGTATGTCGCATGCATTGTTGAATGAAATGCGCATTCACCTTGATGCTGGCAACCAAGTCATTTTATTTCTCAACCGACGGGGCTTTGCTCCCGCGTTAATCTGCCATGAATGTGGACATCTACATGAATGCGATCGCTGTGATGCCTTCTTTACTGTGCATCAAGCCTTAGGTGAGATCCGCTGCCATCACTGCAGTAATCAATATGCGATCCCCAAGCAGTGCCATCAATGTGGTAGCACCATGCTTGCTGGCCAAGGTGTGGGTACCGAGCAACTCGCCAGCTTCCTTGAGAAAGAGTTTCCCAACCACCCAGTTGTGCGTATCGATCGCGACACCACGCGCAATAAGGGATCGTTAGAGGCCCATCTCAATGCGATACATAAAGGCGAATACAAAATTTTAGTCGGCACCCAAATGCTAGCAAAAGGCCATCACTTTCCTGACGTGACCTTGGTCGGGCTTTTGGATGTCGACGGCGCGCTCTTTAGTGCTGACTTTAGAGCACCTGAACGTTTCGGCCAGCTTTACACTCAAGTCTCAGGTCGTGCCGGTCGTGCGAGCAAACCTGGAACGGTATTATTACAAACCCATCAAAGCGACAACACCATGCTTCGAGAACTCATGCATAAAGGCTACGGTGAGTTTGCTCGCAATCAGCTCAATGAGCGCAAACAAGCATTACTCCCGCCCGCTTGGCATATGATCCTCATTCGCGCAGAAGCTCACTTGGCTGCGGACGCCGATGCACTGCTGAGTCAAATAGGCGCGCTGCTGCCACAAAACGAAGAGTGTGAAGTGATTGGGCCTATGCCTGCCCCGCTGGATAGAAAGGCCGGTAAATATCGTCGCCAGCTACTCTTCCAAACTAAAAACCGCAATCAATTACAACAAGCATTTGAACAAGCACTACCACAAATTGAACAGTTACCTCTGGCTAAAAAATGCCGTTGGAGTCTCGATCGCGATCCACAAGATCTGCTTTAA
- the hslV gene encoding ATP-dependent protease subunit HslV, translating into MTTIVSVRRNNQVVIAGDGQVSLGNTVMKSNARKVRRLYHNKVLAGFAGGTADAFTLFERFEAKLEMHQGHLMRAAVEMAKDWRSDKVLRKLEALLAVADGESSLIITGNGDVIQPENDLIAIGSGGNFAQSAAIALLENTDLSALEIAEKSLTIAGGICVFTNQFKTIEELKY; encoded by the coding sequence GTGACCACTATCGTATCAGTACGCCGAAATAACCAAGTGGTTATCGCCGGTGATGGCCAAGTTTCTCTTGGTAATACCGTGATGAAAAGCAACGCTAGAAAAGTTCGTCGTCTATACCACAATAAGGTATTGGCAGGCTTTGCTGGCGGTACAGCAGATGCATTTACATTATTCGAGCGCTTCGAAGCCAAACTCGAAATGCATCAAGGCCATCTTATGCGCGCAGCCGTTGAAATGGCCAAAGACTGGCGTTCAGACAAGGTGCTACGCAAACTAGAAGCACTGTTAGCTGTCGCTGATGGTGAATCGTCATTGATCATTACCGGTAACGGTGATGTTATTCAGCCAGAAAATGACTTAATTGCTATAGGTTCTGGTGGCAACTTTGCCCAATCAGCAGCCATAGCATTGCTTGAAAACACCGATCTTAGCGCCTTAGAAATTGCAGAAAAGTCATTAACGATTGCCGGCGGCATCTGTGTTTTCACCAACCAATTTAAGACCATCGAAGAGTTAAAGTACTAA
- a CDS encoding thermonuclease family protein, with the protein MDFKTSLCALLLVLSLPPVHASQCVPTSFDETVVLDYVNDGDTITLKDGRRVRFIGVDTPEIDFQFKDLSDPYAAEAKSFLQSTIKPGQSLKLVFGQQKLDPYGRTLAYVYTAAGEHLQELLLSNGFAKAKVFQNDFFWQCLADIEDDARTNQRGLWQNLDYQAKSPAHLSRSDSNQWREVRGVVTGYERKGQDLALLIDDKLVLMISKQDISKFNNILNLNLLQSQVIVRGKVYFSYSKWRINGTHPSQITVEKDSLE; encoded by the coding sequence ATGGACTTTAAAACATCACTCTGCGCCTTATTATTAGTTTTGAGTCTTCCGCCAGTGCACGCCAGCCAATGTGTGCCGACTAGCTTTGATGAAACCGTGGTGCTTGATTACGTCAATGACGGCGACACTATTACCCTAAAAGATGGTCGACGGGTGCGGTTCATCGGTGTTGATACTCCTGAAATTGATTTCCAGTTTAAAGATCTTTCAGACCCATACGCCGCCGAGGCTAAATCATTCCTACAAAGTACAATCAAACCAGGACAATCGCTTAAGCTTGTTTTTGGGCAGCAAAAACTGGATCCATACGGCCGTACACTTGCTTATGTGTATACCGCAGCAGGTGAACATCTGCAGGAGTTGCTACTCAGTAACGGCTTTGCTAAAGCCAAGGTGTTTCAAAATGACTTTTTTTGGCAATGTTTAGCAGACATTGAAGATGATGCGCGGACAAATCAACGAGGTTTATGGCAGAATCTTGACTACCAAGCTAAGTCACCTGCACACCTTTCAAGAAGCGATAGCAACCAATGGCGAGAGGTCAGAGGGGTGGTGACTGGCTATGAAAGAAAAGGTCAGGATTTAGCGCTGTTAATCGATGATAAGTTGGTTTTGATGATATCTAAGCAAGATATCAGTAAGTTTAATAACATATTGAATCTTAATCTGCTGCAAAGCCAGGTAATAGTGCGCGGTAAGGTGTACTTTTCTTACAGTAAATGGCGCATAAATGGCACTCATCCATCACAGATAACCGTCGAAAAAGACAGTTTGGAATAA
- the deoD gene encoding purine-nucleoside phosphorylase, translating to MTAHINGKAGDFAETIIMPGDPLRAKYIAENFLDDAVEVTNIRNMFGYTGFYKGQRISVMGHGMGIPSMVLYAHELVTDFNVKRIIRVGSLGATQHNVKINDVILAQAAGTDSPTNAKRSSGYQMATSATFDLLHKAYTIAQQKQINVKVGNVFSGDMYYDPDEDMIPALERFGVLGVDMEVAGLYGLAHHKGFESLAILTVSDHCLTGEETSAEARQLTFNQMIELALETACQ from the coding sequence ATGACTGCACATATTAATGGTAAAGCCGGTGATTTTGCCGAAACCATCATCATGCCTGGCGACCCACTTCGCGCTAAGTATATCGCTGAAAACTTTTTAGATGATGCGGTGGAAGTGACCAATATCCGCAATATGTTTGGCTATACCGGTTTTTATAAAGGCCAACGTATTTCTGTTATGGGCCATGGTATGGGTATTCCCTCTATGGTGTTATACGCCCATGAACTAGTCACTGATTTTAATGTGAAACGTATCATCCGCGTCGGTAGCCTTGGTGCAACCCAACATAACGTCAAGATCAACGACGTCATCCTAGCGCAAGCTGCAGGTACTGATTCACCCACTAATGCCAAGCGTAGTAGTGGTTATCAAATGGCGACCTCTGCCACATTCGATCTGCTGCACAAAGCCTACACCATCGCTCAACAGAAGCAGATCAACGTTAAAGTGGGTAATGTGTTCAGTGGTGACATGTACTACGATCCAGATGAAGATATGATCCCAGCATTAGAACGCTTTGGTGTATTAGGTGTTGATATGGAAGTCGCTGGCTTATATGGCCTAGCGCATCACAAAGGTTTCGAATCACTCGCGATTCTTACCGTTTCAGACCATTGCTTAACGGGCGAAGAGACCAGTGCTGAGGCTCGACAATTAACCTTTAATCAGATGATAGAGCTGGCATTAGAAACAGCCTGTCAGTAA